A region from the Ciconia boyciana chromosome 1, ASM3463844v1, whole genome shotgun sequence genome encodes:
- the DYRK1A gene encoding dual specificity tyrosine-phosphorylation-regulated kinase 1A, with product MHTGGETSACKPSSVRLAPSFSFHAAGLQMAGQMSHSHQQYSDRRQQNINDQQVSALYADQIQQPVTLTSQRRMPQTFRDPATAPLRKLSVDLIKTYKHINEVYYAKKKRRHQQGQGDDSSHKKERKVYNDGYDDDNYDYIVKNGEKWMDRYEIDSLIGKGSFGQVVKAYDRVEQEWVAIKIIKNKKAFLNQAQIEVRLLELMNKHDTEMKYYIVHLKRHFMFRNHLCLVFEMLSYNLYDLLRNTNFRGVSLNLTRKFAQQMCTALLFLATPELSIIHCDLKPENILLCNPKRSAIKIVDFGSSCQLGQRIYQYIQSRFYRSPEVLLGMPYDLAIDMWSLGCILVEMHTGEPLFSGANEVDQMNKIVEVLGIPPTHILDQAPKARKFFEKLPDGIWNLKKTKDGKREYKPPGTRKLHNILGVETGGPGGRRAGESGHTVADYLKFKDLILRMLDYDPKTRIQPYYALQHSFFKKTADEGTNTSNSVSTSPAMEQSQSSGTTSSTSSSSGGSSGTSNSGRARSDPTHQHRHSGGHFTAAVQAMDCETHSPQVRQQFPPPIGWTATEAPTQVTVENHPVQETTFHVTPQQQNALHHHHGNSSHHHHHHHHHHHHHGQQALGSRTRPRVYNSPTNSSSTQDSMEVGHSHHSMTSLSSSTTSSSTSSSSTGNQGNQAYQNRPVAANTLDFGQNGAMDMNLTVYSNPRQETGIAGHPTYQFSANTGPAHYMTEGHLAMRQGIDREESPMTGVCVQQSSVASS from the exons GAGGAGAGACTTCAGCATGCAAACCTTCATCTGTTCGGCTTGCACCATCTTTTTCATTCCATGCTGCTGGCCTTCAGATGGCTGGACAGATGTCCCATTCGCATCAGCAGTACAGTGATCGTCGGCAGCAGAACATAAATGACCAACAGGTTTCTGCCTTATATGCTGACCAGATTCAGCAACCTGTAACATTAACAAGCCAG AGGCGGATGCCGCAAACTTTCCGTGATCCAGCCACTGCTCCGTTGAGGAAACTCTCCGTAGATTTGATCAAAACATATAAGCATATTAATGAG GTTtactatgcaaaaaaaaaaaggcggcaTCAGCAGGGCCAAGGAGATGACTCCAGTcacaaaaaggagagaaaagtttACAACGATGGCTATGATGATGACAACTATGACTATATTGTAAAAAATGGGGAGAAGTGGATGGATCGTTATGAAATTGACTCTTTAATAGGCAAAGGATCCTTTGGACAG gttGTAAAGGCTTATGATCGAGTGGAACAGGAGTGGGTGGccatcaaaataataaaaaacaagaaGGCTTTCTTAAACCAAGCCCAGATTGAAGTGCGACTGCTTGAGCTTATGAACAAACATGACACTGAGATGAAGTACTATATAG tgcatttgaAACGCCACTTCATGTTCCGAAACCATCTCTGCTTAGTCTTTGAAATGCTGTCCTACAATCTGTATGATCTGTTGCGGAACACCAACTTCAGAGGTGTCTCATTGAACCTGACACGAAAATTTGCACAGCAAATGTGCACTGCACTGCTTTTTCTGGCAACTCCTGAACTTAGTATCATTCACTGTGACCTAAAACCTGAGAATATCCTGCTCTGTAACCCCAAACGAAGTGCTATCAAGATTGTTGATTTTGGCAGTTCGTGTCAACTTGGACAGAGG atatacCAATATATCCAGAGTCGTTTTTATCGATCACCAGAGGTGCTACTGGGAATGCCTTATGATCTTGCAATTGATATGTGGTCCCTTGGGTGTATTTTAGTTGAGATGCACACTGGAGAGCCTCTTTTTAGTGGGGCAAATGAG GTGGATCAAATGAATAAAATAGTGGAAGTTTTGGGGATACCACCTACCCACATCCTTGACCAAGCACCAAAAGCAAGAAAGTTCTTTGAGAAGTTGCCAGATGGCATTTGGAACTTGAAGAAGACCAAAGATGGAAAAAGG GAATACAAACCACCCGGAACTCGTAAACTTCACAATATACTAGGAGTTGAAACAGGAGGACCAGGTGGACGTCGTGCTGGGGAATCGGGTCATACTGTAGCTGACTACTTGAAGTTCAAAGACCTCATCTTAAGGATGCTTGATTATGACCCTAAGACACGAATTCAACCTTATTATGCCCTACAGCATagtttctttaagaaaacagcGGACGAAGGTACAAACACAAGTAACAGTGTGTCTACGAGTCCTGCCATGGAGCAGTCTCAGTCTTCAGGAACCACCTCTAGTACATCTTCAAGCTCAG GTGGATCTTCTGGAACAAGCAACAGTGGAAGGGCACGCTCAGACCCCACACACCAGCATCGACATAGTGGTGGAcacttcactgctgctgttcaaGCTATGGACTGTGAAACACACAGCCCACAG GTTCGACAACAGTTTCCTCCTCCAATTGGTTGGACAGCCACTGAAGCTCCTACACAGGTCACTGTTGAAAACCATCCAGTTCAAGAAACCACCTTCCATGTAACCCCTCAACAACAGAATGCATTACATCATCATCACGGAAATAGctctcaccaccaccaccatcaccaccaccaccaccaccatcatgGACAGCAAGCCTTGGGTAGCCGGACCAGGCCAAGGGTCTACAATTCTCCAACAAACAGCTCCTCCACCCAGGATTCTATGGAGGTGGGCCACAGTCACCACTCCATGACATCCCTGTCTTCCTCAACTACTTCTTCCTCTACATCTTCCTCCTCTACTGGTAACCAAGGCAATCAGGCCTATCAGAACCGCCCGGTGGCTGCTAATACCTTGGACTTTGGACAAAATGGAGCTATGGACATGAATTTAACAGTCTACTCTAATCCGCGCCAAGAAACTGGCATAGCTGGACATCCAACATACCAGTTTTCTGCTAATACTGGTCCTGCTCATTACATGACTGAAGGACACCTTGCAATGAGGCAAGGGATTGATAGAGAAGAGTCTCCCATGACAGGAGTTTGTGTTCAGCAAAGTTCTGTGGCTAGCTCGTGA